One window from the genome of Anopheles coluzzii chromosome X, AcolN3, whole genome shotgun sequence encodes:
- the LOC120953401 gene encoding mediator of RNA polymerase II transcription subunit 12 isoform X5 — protein sequence MEQCNNDRPCVISSGNFFPQNSKSSAKQQQQQQHTQAISKHLTQKDDPHLHSPHHQDQSSLGEIEVILVQQHKQDALSVIIHPQESMQQINMCLGSQNPGSVDSMMSSDFQTLSPMHDRDSPVSLNTNTSYATLTPLQPLPPISTMSDKFAYSIGGNICEAFPGINSGAVGVNIEINSCYNLEKLGVIHSPVHLSAVQELSPDGGDVVHSHHHQQQHQQQQQQQQQQHQQHQQQQQHQQHHHHHHHHPDVLQEKGHGLKEHGLKEHLAGGPDKDPTLQDADIKGGGGGGGGGAGTGDPCILVRGSPGLDDRFLGSGKELVVRHHPKDDGEQFSGTVQYLEHPNGSDVVLHGTGNGTGPGGGDSSGGGGGGGGGSSGGILTGKEHHQSVFLNKSFSSKTNISDLNLCKEIVIDDVYEESELDHVKLEEKKLEESCNQPLTNGGGAAAGKSGSCVSLGDVGCLNGDLEEINTKELAHRISSELKRYSIPQAIFAQRVLCRSQGTLSDLLRNPKPWSKLKSGRETFRRMYKWIQEPEYQRMSALRLAGN from the exons ATGGAGCAATGCAATAACGATCGTCCTTGTGTTATCAGTAGTGGAAACTTTTTTCCCCAGAATTCCAAGAGCAGCgcgaaacagcagcagcagcagcaacacacacaggcaaTCAGCAAGCATCTAACGCAAAAGGATGACCCGCACCTGCACAGCCCGCACCACCAGGACCAGTCGTCGCTCGGCGAGATCGAGGTGATTCtggtgcagcagcacaaacagGACGCCCTATCGGTGATCATCCATCCGCAGGAGAGCATGCAGCAGATCAACATGTGCCTGGGCAGCCAGAACCCGGGCTCGGTCGACTCGATGATGTCGTCCGACTTTCAGACGCTCTCGCCGATGCACGACCGGGACTCGCCGGTCAGCCTCAACACGAACACCTCGTACGCGACGCTCACGCCGCTGCAGCCGCTGCCCCCCATCTCGACCATGTCGGACAAGTTCGCGTACTCGATCGGGGGCAACATCTGCGAGGCGTTCCCGGGCATCAACAGCGGCGCGGTGGGCGTCAACATCGAGATCAACTCGTGCTACAACCTGGAGAAGCTGGGCGTCATCCACTCGCCGGTGCATCTGAGCGCGGTGCAGGAGCTGTCGCCGGACGGCGGGGATGTGGTGCACTCGcaccaccatcaacagcagcaccagcagcagcagcagcagcagcagcagcagcaccagcagcaccagcagcaacagcagcaccagcagcaccatcaccaccatcaccatcatccggACGTGCTGCAGGAGAAGGGGCACGGGCTGAAGGAGCACGGGCTGAAGGAGCATCTGGCGGGCGGACCGGACAAGGACCCGACGCTACAGGACGCCGACATCAAGGGCGGCggcgggggtggtggtggtggcgccgGCACCGGCGATCCGTGCATACTGGTGCGCGGCTCGCCCGGCCTGGACGATCGGTTCCTCGGGTCGGGGAAGGAGCTGGTGGTGCGGCACCATCCGAAGGACGACGGGGAGCAGTTTAGCGGCACAGTGCAATACCTGGAACATCCGAACGGGTCGGACGTGGTGCTACACGGCACCGGCAACGGCACCGGACCCGGCGGAGGTGATAGTAGCGGCGGCGGGGGAGGCGGAGGCGGCGGCAGTAGTGGCGGCATCCTGACAGGCAAGGAGCACCACCAGTCGGTGTTTCTTAACAAGTCTTTCAGTTCAAAAACCAACATAAGCGACCTTAACCTGTGTAAAGAGATTGTTATCGACGACGTGTACGAGGAGTCGGAGCTGGACCACGTGAAGCTGGAGGAGAAGAAGCTGGAGGAATCGTGCAATCAACCATTGACCAATGGCGGCGGGGCCGCCGCCGGCAAGAGCGGGTCGTGCGTGTCGCTCGGCGACGTCGGCTGCCTGAACGGGGACCTGGAGGAGATCAACACGAAGGAGCTGGCGCACCGGATCAGCTCCGAGCTGAAGCGGTACAGCATCCCGCAGGCGATCTTCGCCCAGCGGGTCCTCTGCCGGTCCCAGGGCACCCTGTCCGATCTGCTGCGGAACCCGAAACCGTGGTCGAAGCTCAAGTCGGGCCGCGAAACGTTCCGCCGGATGTACAAATGGATACAGGAGCCGGAATATCAGCGAATGTCTGCACTCAGGCTCGCAG GAAACTAA
- the LOC120953401 gene encoding uncharacterized protein LOC120953401 isoform X1: MEQCNNDRPCVISSGNFFPQNSKSSAKQQQQQQHTQAISKHLTQKDDPHLHSPHHQDQSSLGEIEVILVQQHKQDALSVIIHPQESMQQINMCLGSQNPGSVDSMMSSDFQTLSPMHDRDSPVSLNTNTSYATLTPLQPLPPISTMSDKFAYSIGGNICEAFPGINSGAVGVNIEINSCYNLEKLGVIHSPVHLSAVQELSPDGGDVVHSHHHQQQHQQQQQQQQQQHQQHQQQQQHQQHHHHHHHHPDVLQEKGHGLKEHGLKEHLAGGPDKDPTLQDADIKGGGGGGGGGAGTGDPCILVRGSPGLDDRFLGSGKELVVRHHPKDDGEQFSGTVQYLEHPNGSDVVLHGTGNGTGPGGGDSSGGGGGGGGGSSGGILTGKEHHQSVFLNKSFSSKTNISDLNLCKEIVIDDVYEESELDHVKLEEKKLEESCNQPLTNGGGAAAGKSGSCVSLGDVGCLNGDLEEINTKELAHRISSELKRYSIPQAIFAQRVLCRSQGTLSDLLRNPKPWSKLKSGRETFRRMYKWIQEPEYQRMSALRLAATQSAKPVNSKKPEEPENHVMMGHTKKPRLVFTDLQRRTLQAIFKETKRPSKEMQVTIARQLGLEPTTVGNFFMNARRRSMDKWKDESMKGRSSSSDNVILEHLKDDSSDENLGYDSAFVSGDGPLEHNYQQHVLN, from the exons ATGGAGCAATGCAATAACGATCGTCCTTGTGTTATCAGTAGTGGAAACTTTTTTCCCCAGAATTCCAAGAGCAGCgcgaaacagcagcagcagcagcaacacacacaggcaaTCAGCAAGCATCTAACGCAAAAGGATGACCCGCACCTGCACAGCCCGCACCACCAGGACCAGTCGTCGCTCGGCGAGATCGAGGTGATTCtggtgcagcagcacaaacagGACGCCCTATCGGTGATCATCCATCCGCAGGAGAGCATGCAGCAGATCAACATGTGCCTGGGCAGCCAGAACCCGGGCTCGGTCGACTCGATGATGTCGTCCGACTTTCAGACGCTCTCGCCGATGCACGACCGGGACTCGCCGGTCAGCCTCAACACGAACACCTCGTACGCGACGCTCACGCCGCTGCAGCCGCTGCCCCCCATCTCGACCATGTCGGACAAGTTCGCGTACTCGATCGGGGGCAACATCTGCGAGGCGTTCCCGGGCATCAACAGCGGCGCGGTGGGCGTCAACATCGAGATCAACTCGTGCTACAACCTGGAGAAGCTGGGCGTCATCCACTCGCCGGTGCATCTGAGCGCGGTGCAGGAGCTGTCGCCGGACGGCGGGGATGTGGTGCACTCGcaccaccatcaacagcagcaccagcagcagcagcagcagcagcagcagcagcaccagcagcaccagcagcaacagcagcaccagcagcaccatcaccaccatcaccatcatccggACGTGCTGCAGGAGAAGGGGCACGGGCTGAAGGAGCACGGGCTGAAGGAGCATCTGGCGGGCGGACCGGACAAGGACCCGACGCTACAGGACGCCGACATCAAGGGCGGCggcgggggtggtggtggtggcgccgGCACCGGCGATCCGTGCATACTGGTGCGCGGCTCGCCCGGCCTGGACGATCGGTTCCTCGGGTCGGGGAAGGAGCTGGTGGTGCGGCACCATCCGAAGGACGACGGGGAGCAGTTTAGCGGCACAGTGCAATACCTGGAACATCCGAACGGGTCGGACGTGGTGCTACACGGCACCGGCAACGGCACCGGACCCGGCGGAGGTGATAGTAGCGGCGGCGGGGGAGGCGGAGGCGGCGGCAGTAGTGGCGGCATCCTGACAGGCAAGGAGCACCACCAGTCGGTGTTTCTTAACAAGTCTTTCAGTTCAAAAACCAACATAAGCGACCTTAACCTGTGTAAAGAGATTGTTATCGACGACGTGTACGAGGAGTCGGAGCTGGACCACGTGAAGCTGGAGGAGAAGAAGCTGGAGGAATCGTGCAATCAACCATTGACCAATGGCGGCGGGGCCGCCGCCGGCAAGAGCGGGTCGTGCGTGTCGCTCGGCGACGTCGGCTGCCTGAACGGGGACCTGGAGGAGATCAACACGAAGGAGCTGGCGCACCGGATCAGCTCCGAGCTGAAGCGGTACAGCATCCCGCAGGCGATCTTCGCCCAGCGGGTCCTCTGCCGGTCCCAGGGCACCCTGTCCGATCTGCTGCGGAACCCGAAACCGTGGTCGAAGCTCAAGTCGGGCCGCGAAACGTTCCGCCGGATGTACAAATGGATACAGGAGCCGGAATATCAGCGAATGTCTGCACTCAGGCTCGCAG CAACTCAATCGGCGAAACCAG TTAACTCTAAGAAGCCCGAAGAGCCCGAAAACCACGTCATGATGGGACACACGAAAAAACCTCGACTAGTCTTTACAGATCTGCAGAGAAGGACCCTTCAGGCAATTTTCAAA GAAACTAAGCGGCCTTCAAAGGAGATGCAAGTTACTATCGCTCGTCAGCTGGGACTGGAGCCCACGACGGTCGGGAACTTTTTCATGAACGCACGGCGACGCTCGATGGACAAATGGAAGGACGAGTCGATGAAGGGTCGGAGCAGCAGTAGTGACAATGTTATACTAGAGCACCTGAAGGACGATTCGTCCGACGAGAACCTGGGCTACGATAGTGCGTTCGTGTCCGGCGACGGCCCGCTGGAGCACAACTATCAACAGCACGTTCTCAactaa
- the LOC120953401 gene encoding uncharacterized protein LOC120953401 isoform X2, with amino-acid sequence MEHDFSSGNFFPQNSKSSAKQQQQQQHTQAISKHLTQKDDPHLHSPHHQDQSSLGEIEVILVQQHKQDALSVIIHPQESMQQINMCLGSQNPGSVDSMMSSDFQTLSPMHDRDSPVSLNTNTSYATLTPLQPLPPISTMSDKFAYSIGGNICEAFPGINSGAVGVNIEINSCYNLEKLGVIHSPVHLSAVQELSPDGGDVVHSHHHQQQHQQQQQQQQQQHQQHQQQQQHQQHHHHHHHHPDVLQEKGHGLKEHGLKEHLAGGPDKDPTLQDADIKGGGGGGGGGAGTGDPCILVRGSPGLDDRFLGSGKELVVRHHPKDDGEQFSGTVQYLEHPNGSDVVLHGTGNGTGPGGGDSSGGGGGGGGGSSGGILTGKEHHQSVFLNKSFSSKTNISDLNLCKEIVIDDVYEESELDHVKLEEKKLEESCNQPLTNGGGAAAGKSGSCVSLGDVGCLNGDLEEINTKELAHRISSELKRYSIPQAIFAQRVLCRSQGTLSDLLRNPKPWSKLKSGRETFRRMYKWIQEPEYQRMSALRLAATQSAKPVNSKKPEEPENHVMMGHTKKPRLVFTDLQRRTLQAIFKETKRPSKEMQVTIARQLGLEPTTVGNFFMNARRRSMDKWKDESMKGRSSSSDNVILEHLKDDSSDENLGYDSAFVSGDGPLEHNYQQHVLN; translated from the exons ATGGAACATGACTTCAG TAGTGGAAACTTTTTTCCCCAGAATTCCAAGAGCAGCgcgaaacagcagcagcagcagcaacacacacaggcaaTCAGCAAGCATCTAACGCAAAAGGATGACCCGCACCTGCACAGCCCGCACCACCAGGACCAGTCGTCGCTCGGCGAGATCGAGGTGATTCtggtgcagcagcacaaacagGACGCCCTATCGGTGATCATCCATCCGCAGGAGAGCATGCAGCAGATCAACATGTGCCTGGGCAGCCAGAACCCGGGCTCGGTCGACTCGATGATGTCGTCCGACTTTCAGACGCTCTCGCCGATGCACGACCGGGACTCGCCGGTCAGCCTCAACACGAACACCTCGTACGCGACGCTCACGCCGCTGCAGCCGCTGCCCCCCATCTCGACCATGTCGGACAAGTTCGCGTACTCGATCGGGGGCAACATCTGCGAGGCGTTCCCGGGCATCAACAGCGGCGCGGTGGGCGTCAACATCGAGATCAACTCGTGCTACAACCTGGAGAAGCTGGGCGTCATCCACTCGCCGGTGCATCTGAGCGCGGTGCAGGAGCTGTCGCCGGACGGCGGGGATGTGGTGCACTCGcaccaccatcaacagcagcaccagcagcagcagcagcagcagcagcagcagcaccagcagcaccagcagcaacagcagcaccagcagcaccatcaccaccatcaccatcatccggACGTGCTGCAGGAGAAGGGGCACGGGCTGAAGGAGCACGGGCTGAAGGAGCATCTGGCGGGCGGACCGGACAAGGACCCGACGCTACAGGACGCCGACATCAAGGGCGGCggcgggggtggtggtggtggcgccgGCACCGGCGATCCGTGCATACTGGTGCGCGGCTCGCCCGGCCTGGACGATCGGTTCCTCGGGTCGGGGAAGGAGCTGGTGGTGCGGCACCATCCGAAGGACGACGGGGAGCAGTTTAGCGGCACAGTGCAATACCTGGAACATCCGAACGGGTCGGACGTGGTGCTACACGGCACCGGCAACGGCACCGGACCCGGCGGAGGTGATAGTAGCGGCGGCGGGGGAGGCGGAGGCGGCGGCAGTAGTGGCGGCATCCTGACAGGCAAGGAGCACCACCAGTCGGTGTTTCTTAACAAGTCTTTCAGTTCAAAAACCAACATAAGCGACCTTAACCTGTGTAAAGAGATTGTTATCGACGACGTGTACGAGGAGTCGGAGCTGGACCACGTGAAGCTGGAGGAGAAGAAGCTGGAGGAATCGTGCAATCAACCATTGACCAATGGCGGCGGGGCCGCCGCCGGCAAGAGCGGGTCGTGCGTGTCGCTCGGCGACGTCGGCTGCCTGAACGGGGACCTGGAGGAGATCAACACGAAGGAGCTGGCGCACCGGATCAGCTCCGAGCTGAAGCGGTACAGCATCCCGCAGGCGATCTTCGCCCAGCGGGTCCTCTGCCGGTCCCAGGGCACCCTGTCCGATCTGCTGCGGAACCCGAAACCGTGGTCGAAGCTCAAGTCGGGCCGCGAAACGTTCCGCCGGATGTACAAATGGATACAGGAGCCGGAATATCAGCGAATGTCTGCACTCAGGCTCGCAG CAACTCAATCGGCGAAACCAG TTAACTCTAAGAAGCCCGAAGAGCCCGAAAACCACGTCATGATGGGACACACGAAAAAACCTCGACTAGTCTTTACAGATCTGCAGAGAAGGACCCTTCAGGCAATTTTCAAA GAAACTAAGCGGCCTTCAAAGGAGATGCAAGTTACTATCGCTCGTCAGCTGGGACTGGAGCCCACGACGGTCGGGAACTTTTTCATGAACGCACGGCGACGCTCGATGGACAAATGGAAGGACGAGTCGATGAAGGGTCGGAGCAGCAGTAGTGACAATGTTATACTAGAGCACCTGAAGGACGATTCGTCCGACGAGAACCTGGGCTACGATAGTGCGTTCGTGTCCGGCGACGGCCCGCTGGAGCACAACTATCAACAGCACGTTCTCAactaa
- the LOC120953401 gene encoding uncharacterized protein LOC120953401 isoform X3, whose translation MEHDFSGNFFPQNSKSSAKQQQQQQHTQAISKHLTQKDDPHLHSPHHQDQSSLGEIEVILVQQHKQDALSVIIHPQESMQQINMCLGSQNPGSVDSMMSSDFQTLSPMHDRDSPVSLNTNTSYATLTPLQPLPPISTMSDKFAYSIGGNICEAFPGINSGAVGVNIEINSCYNLEKLGVIHSPVHLSAVQELSPDGGDVVHSHHHQQQHQQQQQQQQQQHQQHQQQQQHQQHHHHHHHHPDVLQEKGHGLKEHGLKEHLAGGPDKDPTLQDADIKGGGGGGGGGAGTGDPCILVRGSPGLDDRFLGSGKELVVRHHPKDDGEQFSGTVQYLEHPNGSDVVLHGTGNGTGPGGGDSSGGGGGGGGGSSGGILTGKEHHQSVFLNKSFSSKTNISDLNLCKEIVIDDVYEESELDHVKLEEKKLEESCNQPLTNGGGAAAGKSGSCVSLGDVGCLNGDLEEINTKELAHRISSELKRYSIPQAIFAQRVLCRSQGTLSDLLRNPKPWSKLKSGRETFRRMYKWIQEPEYQRMSALRLAATQSAKPVNSKKPEEPENHVMMGHTKKPRLVFTDLQRRTLQAIFKETKRPSKEMQVTIARQLGLEPTTVGNFFMNARRRSMDKWKDESMKGRSSSSDNVILEHLKDDSSDENLGYDSAFVSGDGPLEHNYQQHVLN comes from the exons ATGGAACATGACTTCAG TGGAAACTTTTTTCCCCAGAATTCCAAGAGCAGCgcgaaacagcagcagcagcagcaacacacacaggcaaTCAGCAAGCATCTAACGCAAAAGGATGACCCGCACCTGCACAGCCCGCACCACCAGGACCAGTCGTCGCTCGGCGAGATCGAGGTGATTCtggtgcagcagcacaaacagGACGCCCTATCGGTGATCATCCATCCGCAGGAGAGCATGCAGCAGATCAACATGTGCCTGGGCAGCCAGAACCCGGGCTCGGTCGACTCGATGATGTCGTCCGACTTTCAGACGCTCTCGCCGATGCACGACCGGGACTCGCCGGTCAGCCTCAACACGAACACCTCGTACGCGACGCTCACGCCGCTGCAGCCGCTGCCCCCCATCTCGACCATGTCGGACAAGTTCGCGTACTCGATCGGGGGCAACATCTGCGAGGCGTTCCCGGGCATCAACAGCGGCGCGGTGGGCGTCAACATCGAGATCAACTCGTGCTACAACCTGGAGAAGCTGGGCGTCATCCACTCGCCGGTGCATCTGAGCGCGGTGCAGGAGCTGTCGCCGGACGGCGGGGATGTGGTGCACTCGcaccaccatcaacagcagcaccagcagcagcagcagcagcagcagcagcagcaccagcagcaccagcagcaacagcagcaccagcagcaccatcaccaccatcaccatcatccggACGTGCTGCAGGAGAAGGGGCACGGGCTGAAGGAGCACGGGCTGAAGGAGCATCTGGCGGGCGGACCGGACAAGGACCCGACGCTACAGGACGCCGACATCAAGGGCGGCggcgggggtggtggtggtggcgccgGCACCGGCGATCCGTGCATACTGGTGCGCGGCTCGCCCGGCCTGGACGATCGGTTCCTCGGGTCGGGGAAGGAGCTGGTGGTGCGGCACCATCCGAAGGACGACGGGGAGCAGTTTAGCGGCACAGTGCAATACCTGGAACATCCGAACGGGTCGGACGTGGTGCTACACGGCACCGGCAACGGCACCGGACCCGGCGGAGGTGATAGTAGCGGCGGCGGGGGAGGCGGAGGCGGCGGCAGTAGTGGCGGCATCCTGACAGGCAAGGAGCACCACCAGTCGGTGTTTCTTAACAAGTCTTTCAGTTCAAAAACCAACATAAGCGACCTTAACCTGTGTAAAGAGATTGTTATCGACGACGTGTACGAGGAGTCGGAGCTGGACCACGTGAAGCTGGAGGAGAAGAAGCTGGAGGAATCGTGCAATCAACCATTGACCAATGGCGGCGGGGCCGCCGCCGGCAAGAGCGGGTCGTGCGTGTCGCTCGGCGACGTCGGCTGCCTGAACGGGGACCTGGAGGAGATCAACACGAAGGAGCTGGCGCACCGGATCAGCTCCGAGCTGAAGCGGTACAGCATCCCGCAGGCGATCTTCGCCCAGCGGGTCCTCTGCCGGTCCCAGGGCACCCTGTCCGATCTGCTGCGGAACCCGAAACCGTGGTCGAAGCTCAAGTCGGGCCGCGAAACGTTCCGCCGGATGTACAAATGGATACAGGAGCCGGAATATCAGCGAATGTCTGCACTCAGGCTCGCAG CAACTCAATCGGCGAAACCAG TTAACTCTAAGAAGCCCGAAGAGCCCGAAAACCACGTCATGATGGGACACACGAAAAAACCTCGACTAGTCTTTACAGATCTGCAGAGAAGGACCCTTCAGGCAATTTTCAAA GAAACTAAGCGGCCTTCAAAGGAGATGCAAGTTACTATCGCTCGTCAGCTGGGACTGGAGCCCACGACGGTCGGGAACTTTTTCATGAACGCACGGCGACGCTCGATGGACAAATGGAAGGACGAGTCGATGAAGGGTCGGAGCAGCAGTAGTGACAATGTTATACTAGAGCACCTGAAGGACGATTCGTCCGACGAGAACCTGGGCTACGATAGTGCGTTCGTGTCCGGCGACGGCCCGCTGGAGCACAACTATCAACAGCACGTTCTCAactaa
- the LOC120953401 gene encoding mediator of RNA polymerase II transcription subunit 12 isoform X4: MEQCNNDRPCVISSGNFFPQNSKSSAKQQQQQQHTQAISKHLTQKDDPHLHSPHHQDQSSLGEIEVILVQQHKQDALSVIIHPQESMQQINMCLGSQNPGSVDSMMSSDFQTLSPMHDRDSPVSLNTNTSYATLTPLQPLPPISTMSDKFAYSIGGNICEAFPGINSGAVGVNIEINSCYNLEKLGVIHSPVHLSAVQELSPDGGDVVHSHHHQQQHQQQQQQQQQQHQQHQQQQQHQQHHHHHHHHPDVLQEKGHGLKEHGLKEHLAGGPDKDPTLQDADIKGGGGGGGGGAGTGDPCILVRGSPGLDDRFLGSGKELVVRHHPKDDGEQFSGTVQYLEHPNGSDVVLHGTGNGTGPGGGDSSGGGGGGGGGSSGGILTGKEHHQSVFLNKSFSSKTNISDLNLCKEIVIDDVYEESELDHVKLEEKKLEESCNQPLTNGGGAAAGKSGSCVSLGDVGCLNGDLEEINTKELAHRISSELKRYSIPQAIFAQRVLCRSQGTLSDLLRNPKPWSKLKSGRETFRRMYKWIQEPEYQRMSALRLAATQSAKPGN; the protein is encoded by the exons ATGGAGCAATGCAATAACGATCGTCCTTGTGTTATCAGTAGTGGAAACTTTTTTCCCCAGAATTCCAAGAGCAGCgcgaaacagcagcagcagcagcaacacacacaggcaaTCAGCAAGCATCTAACGCAAAAGGATGACCCGCACCTGCACAGCCCGCACCACCAGGACCAGTCGTCGCTCGGCGAGATCGAGGTGATTCtggtgcagcagcacaaacagGACGCCCTATCGGTGATCATCCATCCGCAGGAGAGCATGCAGCAGATCAACATGTGCCTGGGCAGCCAGAACCCGGGCTCGGTCGACTCGATGATGTCGTCCGACTTTCAGACGCTCTCGCCGATGCACGACCGGGACTCGCCGGTCAGCCTCAACACGAACACCTCGTACGCGACGCTCACGCCGCTGCAGCCGCTGCCCCCCATCTCGACCATGTCGGACAAGTTCGCGTACTCGATCGGGGGCAACATCTGCGAGGCGTTCCCGGGCATCAACAGCGGCGCGGTGGGCGTCAACATCGAGATCAACTCGTGCTACAACCTGGAGAAGCTGGGCGTCATCCACTCGCCGGTGCATCTGAGCGCGGTGCAGGAGCTGTCGCCGGACGGCGGGGATGTGGTGCACTCGcaccaccatcaacagcagcaccagcagcagcagcagcagcagcagcagcagcaccagcagcaccagcagcaacagcagcaccagcagcaccatcaccaccatcaccatcatccggACGTGCTGCAGGAGAAGGGGCACGGGCTGAAGGAGCACGGGCTGAAGGAGCATCTGGCGGGCGGACCGGACAAGGACCCGACGCTACAGGACGCCGACATCAAGGGCGGCggcgggggtggtggtggtggcgccgGCACCGGCGATCCGTGCATACTGGTGCGCGGCTCGCCCGGCCTGGACGATCGGTTCCTCGGGTCGGGGAAGGAGCTGGTGGTGCGGCACCATCCGAAGGACGACGGGGAGCAGTTTAGCGGCACAGTGCAATACCTGGAACATCCGAACGGGTCGGACGTGGTGCTACACGGCACCGGCAACGGCACCGGACCCGGCGGAGGTGATAGTAGCGGCGGCGGGGGAGGCGGAGGCGGCGGCAGTAGTGGCGGCATCCTGACAGGCAAGGAGCACCACCAGTCGGTGTTTCTTAACAAGTCTTTCAGTTCAAAAACCAACATAAGCGACCTTAACCTGTGTAAAGAGATTGTTATCGACGACGTGTACGAGGAGTCGGAGCTGGACCACGTGAAGCTGGAGGAGAAGAAGCTGGAGGAATCGTGCAATCAACCATTGACCAATGGCGGCGGGGCCGCCGCCGGCAAGAGCGGGTCGTGCGTGTCGCTCGGCGACGTCGGCTGCCTGAACGGGGACCTGGAGGAGATCAACACGAAGGAGCTGGCGCACCGGATCAGCTCCGAGCTGAAGCGGTACAGCATCCCGCAGGCGATCTTCGCCCAGCGGGTCCTCTGCCGGTCCCAGGGCACCCTGTCCGATCTGCTGCGGAACCCGAAACCGTGGTCGAAGCTCAAGTCGGGCCGCGAAACGTTCCGCCGGATGTACAAATGGATACAGGAGCCGGAATATCAGCGAATGTCTGCACTCAGGCTCGCAG CAACTCAATCGGCGAAACCAG GAAACTAA